The Micromonospora sediminicola genome contains a region encoding:
- a CDS encoding PadR family transcriptional regulator — protein MGFRRHAHTMHDEMHRHGGFGFPPVPPGPPPFPPGPHGHGRGRGGRGRGRGRRPNVRGAVLALLTERPMHGYEMIQEIDSRTGGAWRPSPGSIYPTLQLLEDEGVIATAADSDGGRKRFALTEQGQAEATEAAQTPPWAEFAEQTVNSWHDIRDAGAQAMNALRQVMTTGTDDQRARAAQVLDETRRKLYAILAESE, from the coding sequence ACACCATGCACGACGAGATGCACCGCCACGGCGGCTTCGGCTTCCCGCCCGTACCCCCGGGACCGCCGCCGTTCCCGCCCGGACCGCACGGTCACGGGCGGGGCCGGGGTGGCCGGGGCCGCGGACGCGGCCGGCGGCCGAACGTGCGCGGCGCCGTGCTGGCGCTGCTCACCGAGCGGCCGATGCACGGCTACGAGATGATCCAGGAGATCGACTCCCGCACCGGCGGGGCCTGGCGGCCCAGCCCCGGCTCGATCTATCCGACCCTGCAACTGCTGGAGGACGAGGGCGTCATCGCCACGGCCGCCGACTCGGACGGCGGGCGCAAGCGGTTCGCCCTCACCGAGCAGGGACAGGCCGAGGCGACCGAGGCGGCGCAGACCCCGCCCTGGGCGGAGTTCGCCGAGCAGACCGTCAACAGCTGGCACGACATCCGCGACGCCGGCGCGCAGGCCATGAACGCGTTGCGCCAGGTTATGACCACCGGCACCGACGACCAGCGCGCCCGGGCCGCCCAGGTGCTCGACGAGACCCGGCGCAAGCTGTACGCCATCCTCGCCGAGTCCGAGTGA
- a CDS encoding winged helix-turn-helix transcriptional regulator, translating into MGASYHQFCPVAKAMELLDERWTLLVVRELVSGSERFNELRRGLPRMSPTLLSRRLHQLVRAGVVERRVEGGDVRYVPTAAGRELRPVLEALGAWGVRWIGELGDADLDPKLLLWDMHRHVDHDAVPPGRTVVRFRFRDVPTTQRDWWMVIAAGEADVCDIDPGHDVAVTVTADLGALVQVWLGDLEWAAALRGGAVEVAGPEALRRAAPGWFTLSPFAAVPRP; encoded by the coding sequence ATGGGGGCCTCCTACCACCAGTTCTGCCCCGTGGCGAAGGCCATGGAGCTGCTCGACGAGCGGTGGACGCTGCTCGTCGTCCGGGAGTTGGTCAGCGGCTCGGAACGCTTCAACGAGCTGCGCCGCGGCCTGCCCCGGATGTCGCCCACGCTGCTGTCCCGCCGACTGCACCAGCTCGTCCGGGCCGGCGTCGTGGAGCGGCGCGTCGAGGGCGGCGACGTGCGCTACGTCCCGACCGCCGCCGGGCGCGAGCTGCGGCCCGTGCTGGAGGCGCTCGGCGCCTGGGGCGTGCGCTGGATCGGCGAGCTGGGCGACGCCGACCTCGACCCGAAGCTGCTGCTGTGGGACATGCACCGGCACGTCGACCACGACGCGGTTCCGCCGGGGCGTACCGTCGTGCGGTTCCGCTTCCGGGACGTGCCCACGACGCAGCGCGACTGGTGGATGGTGATCGCCGCGGGCGAAGCCGACGTCTGCGACATCGACCCCGGGCACGACGTGGCGGTGACCGTCACCGCGGACCTGGGCGCCCTGGTCCAGGTCTGGCTGGGCGACCTGGAGTGGGCCGCGGCGCTGCGCGGCGGCGCGGTGGAGGTCGCCGGACCGGAGGCGCTACGGCGCGCCGCGCCCGGCTGGTTCACCCTCTCCCCCTTCGCCGCCGTGCCCCGGCCCTGA
- a CDS encoding class I SAM-dependent methyltransferase, with product MIEEQERDAAVKAGHRRMWALGDYAAVAAQVIPQLGATLVRAARVGPGDRVLDVAAGTGNAALPAARTGAEVVAGDLTPELLAIGRASAEREGLTLTWQEADVEALPYADGEFDAVLSCVGVMFAPRHRVAADELLRVCRPGGTIGLVNWTPQGFVGQLFAAMRPYAPPPPPGAQPPPLWGDEDHVRELFGDRVSSLTLGRDAVVVNRFASPEQFRDFFATHYGPTVAVYRANAGDPERTAGLDRALTDLAARHLEGGVMRWEYLLVTARRA from the coding sequence ATGATCGAGGAACAGGAGCGGGACGCGGCCGTGAAGGCCGGGCACCGCCGGATGTGGGCGCTGGGTGACTACGCCGCCGTGGCCGCGCAGGTGATCCCGCAGTTGGGGGCGACGCTGGTCCGGGCGGCCCGGGTGGGGCCGGGCGACCGGGTGCTGGACGTGGCCGCCGGCACCGGCAACGCGGCCCTGCCGGCGGCCCGGACCGGGGCGGAGGTGGTGGCCGGCGACCTGACCCCGGAGCTGCTGGCGATCGGCCGGGCGTCGGCCGAGCGGGAGGGATTGACGCTGACCTGGCAGGAGGCCGACGTCGAGGCGCTGCCGTACGCCGACGGCGAGTTCGACGCCGTGCTCTCCTGCGTCGGCGTGATGTTCGCACCCCGGCACCGGGTCGCCGCCGACGAGCTGCTGCGGGTCTGCCGGCCGGGCGGGACGATCGGACTGGTCAACTGGACGCCGCAGGGCTTCGTGGGCCAGTTGTTCGCGGCCATGCGGCCGTACGCGCCCCCGCCGCCGCCGGGCGCGCAGCCGCCCCCGCTCTGGGGCGACGAGGACCACGTCCGGGAGTTGTTCGGCGACCGGGTCTCCTCGCTCACGCTGGGACGGGACGCGGTGGTCGTGAACCGGTTCGCCTCGCCGGAGCAGTTCCGGGACTTCTTCGCCACCCACTACGGGCCGACGGTGGCGGTCTACCGGGCGAACGCCGGCGACCCGGAGCGGACCGCCGGGCTCGACCGCGCGTTGACCGACCTGGCCGCCCGGCACCTGGAGGGCGGCGTGATGCGGTGGGAGTACCTGCTGGTCACCGCGCGCCGCGCCTGA